The following coding sequences lie in one Bacillus rossius redtenbacheri isolate Brsri chromosome 13, Brsri_v3, whole genome shotgun sequence genomic window:
- the LOC134538520 gene encoding TLC domain-containing protein 5-like isoform X1: MIISVGVFVSCVAWSVLYHSIKWKLHLQAEWSCRLVTLCHAVIATGLSFLCSVMGPSPFTDPGGPVTPLQCVALVLSLGYFVFDTAWCLHHRTEGATMLAHHAVSLLALGRILAKGVSGTEAVAGIGQLECTNPLLQARWFLRSSGRKDSRWFVPVELGFMLSFFLMRIVGGAYLLRCTLAHPRPGLEAKLYAAAFYTLSWVFMVYILQYFLAKYLRFTNKAVAKE; encoded by the exons ATGATAATCTCCGTAGGCGTTTTCGTAAGTTGTGTGGCATGGTCCGTTCTTTACCACAGTATTAAATGGAAGCTACACTTGCAAGCGGAGTGGTCATGTCGACTGGTGACGCTGTGTCACGCAGTTATTGCCACAGGATTGTCTTTCCTGTGCAGCGTCATGGGACCCTCGCCTTTCACAGACCCTG GGGGTCCCGTGACGCCGCTGCAGTGCGTCGCGCTGGTGCTCAGCCTGGGCTACTTCGTGTTCGACACGGCGTGGTGCCTGCACCACCGCACCGAGGGAGCCACCATGCTGGCGCACCACGCCGTCAGCCTGCTGGCGCTGGGCCGGATCCTGGCCAAGGGCGTGTCGGGCACCGAGGCGGTGGCCGGCATCGGGCAGCTCGAGTGCACCAACCCCCTGCTGCAGGCGCGCTGGTTCCTGCGCTCGTCGGGCCGCAAGGACTCCCGCTGGTTCGTGCCCGTCGAGCTGGGCTTCATGCTCTCCTTCTTCCTGATGCGCATCGTGGGGGGCGCCTACCTGCTGCGCTGCACGCTGGCCCACCCCCGGCCCGGCCTGGAGGCCAAGCTGTACGCCGCCGCCTTCTACACGCTCTCCTGGGTCTTCATGGTCTACATACTCCAGTACTTCCTGGCCAAGTACCTGCGCTTCACTAACAAGGCTGTAGCCAAGGAATAA
- the LOC134538520 gene encoding TLC domain-containing protein 5-like isoform X2 has product MLAHHAVSLLALGRILAKGVSGTEAVAGIGQLECTNPLLQARWFLRSSGRKDSRWFVPVELGFMLSFFLMRIVGGAYLLRCTLAHPRPGLEAKLYAAAFYTLSWVFMVYILQYFLAKYLRFTNKAVAKE; this is encoded by the coding sequence ATGCTGGCGCACCACGCCGTCAGCCTGCTGGCGCTGGGCCGGATCCTGGCCAAGGGCGTGTCGGGCACCGAGGCGGTGGCCGGCATCGGGCAGCTCGAGTGCACCAACCCCCTGCTGCAGGCGCGCTGGTTCCTGCGCTCGTCGGGCCGCAAGGACTCCCGCTGGTTCGTGCCCGTCGAGCTGGGCTTCATGCTCTCCTTCTTCCTGATGCGCATCGTGGGGGGCGCCTACCTGCTGCGCTGCACGCTGGCCCACCCCCGGCCCGGCCTGGAGGCCAAGCTGTACGCCGCCGCCTTCTACACGCTCTCCTGGGTCTTCATGGTCTACATACTCCAGTACTTCCTGGCCAAGTACCTGCGCTTCACTAACAAGGCTGTAGCCAAGGAATAA
- the LOC134538521 gene encoding oocyte zinc finger protein XlCOF6-like, with the protein MAKGVCIEQDPARPRLVQTEILSVKEEIKSEDEADREWPGNAPAPTVKEEVTVEDFQACEQLAVAAAAAAVALSGCKESSEWLSMDEEQTEDEKNSTLSVCVNNRLLHQQSCSSFQSSHLKTLGLSVGERTQGLKQLLNHKMCPGVIDNNTSAKHNVGRSLSFSQCSAKFDPKGSSFVQLRKHTSKKTYPCSLCSAKFSTNSYLKIHTRIHTGEKPFSCSLCSSKFTGKSSLKVHVRKHTGEKPFSCSLCSSKFTEKSALKVHVRKHTGEKPFSCSLCSSKFSTNSDLKIHTRIHTGEKPFSCSLCSSKFSTNSYLKIHTRIHTGEKPFSCSLCSAKFSTNHYFKVHMRIHTGENSFSCLFCDAKFIQNSYLTKHMRKHTGEKPFSCSLCNAKFTQKSNLIGHLRKHTGERPFSCSFCTLKFSEKFRLNAHVKKHTGEKPFTCSLCSLKFTQKYSLIVHLRKHTGEMPFSCSLCSAKFAIKRHLILHTRTHTGEKSFSCSLCSSKFSTNKDLKMHTRIHTGEKQFSCSLCSVKFSTNSYLKMHTRIHTGEKPFSCLLCSSKFTGKSSLKVHVRKHTGEKPFSCSVCSAKFSTNSYLKVHMRIHTGENPFSCSYCSSKFSTNSYLTKHMRKHTGEKPFSCSLCSSEFFEKSSLKVHVRKHTGEKPFSCSLCSSKFSTNKDLKIHTRIHTGEKPFSCSYCSSKFSTNSYLKIHTRIHTGEKQFSCSLCSSKFIEKSTLKVHVRKHTGEKPFSCSLCSAKFSTNSYLKIHTRIHTGEKPFSCSLCSSKFIKKSALKVHVRKHIGEKPFSCSFCSAKFCEKRSLGRHLKTHG; encoded by the coding sequence GGTGCAAAGAAAGCAGCGAATGGCTGTCTATGGATGAAGAGCAGACTGAGgatgaaaaaaattcaactttatcAGTTTGTGTGAATAACCGTTTATTACATCAACAATCGTGTTCTTCATTTCAGTCAAGTCATTTGAAGACACTGGGATTGAGTGTGGGGGAGCGAACCCAAGGATTGAAGCAATTGTTGAATCACAAGATGTGTCCAGGTGTGATTGATAATAATACTAGTGCAAAACACAATGTTGGAAGATCCTTATCATTTTCACAATGTTCTGCTAAGTTTGATCCAAAGGGCAGTTCATTTGTACAACTCAGAAAACACACTAGTAAGAAGACATACCCATGTTCActatgttctgctaagttcagTACAAATAGTTACCTTAAGATACATACGAGAATACACACAGGTGAAAAGCCATTTTCGTGTTCATTGTGTTCTTCTAAGTTCACGGGAAAGAGTTCACTTAAGGTTCATGTAAGAAAACACACTGGTGaaaagccattctcatgttcattaTGTTCTTCTAAGTTCACTGAAAAGAGTGCACTTAAGGTTCATGTAAGAAAACACACTGGTGaaaagccattctcatgttcattaTGTTCTTCTAAGTTCAGTACAAATAGTGACCTTAAGATACATACGAGAATACACACAGGTGAAAAGCCATTTTCATGTTCATTGTGTTCTTCTAAGTTCAGTACAAATAGTTACCTTAAGATACATACGAGAATACACACAGGTGAAAAGCCATTTTCATGTTCATTGTGTTCTGCTAAGTTCAGTACGAATCATTACTTTAAGGTTCATATGAGAATACACACAGGTGAAAACTCATTCTCATGTTTATTTTGTGATGCTAAGTTCATCCAAAATAGTTACCTTACAAAACATATGAGAAAGCACACTGGTGaaaagccattctcatgttcTTTATGTAATGCTAAGTTCACTCAAAAGAGTAATTTGATTGGACACCTCAGAAAACATACAGGTGAAAGACCATTTTCATGTTCATTTTGTACTCTAAAGTTTAGTGAAAAGTTTAGACTTAATGCTCATGTAAAAAAACATACTGGCGAAAAGCCATTCACATGTTCACTATGTTCTTTGAAGTTCACTCAAAAGTATAGTTTGATTGTACACCTCAGAAAACACACTGGTGAGATGCCATTCTCGTGTTCTTTATGTTCTGCAAAGTTCGCAATAAAGAGGCATTTGATTCTACACACCAGAACACACACTGGTGAAAAGTCATTCTCATGTTCATTGTGTTCTTCTAAGTTCAGTACAAATAAAGACCTTAAGATGCATACGAGAATACACACAGGTGAAAAGCAATTTTCATGTTCATTGTGTTCTGTTAAGTTCAGTACAAATAGTTACCTTAAGATGCATACGAGAATACACACAGGTGAAAAGCCATTTTCATGTTTATTGTGTTCTTCTAAGTTCACGGGAAAGAGTTCACTTAAGGTTCATGTAAGAAAACACACTGGTGaaaagccattctcatgttcagtatgttctgctaagttcagTACGAATAGTTACTTGAAGGTTCATATGAGAATACACACAGGTGAAAACCCATTCTCATGTTCATATTGTTCTTCTAAGTTCAGTACAAATAGTTACCTTACAAAACATATGAGAAAGCACACTGGTGaaaagccattctcatgttcattgTGTTCTTCTGAGTTCTTTGAAAAGAGTTCACTTAAGGTTCATGTAAGAAAACACACTGGTGaaaagccattctcatgttcattaTGTTCTTCTAAGTTCAGTACAAATAAAGATCTTAAGATACATACGAGAATACACACAGGTGAAAAGCCATTTTCATGTTCATATTGTTCTTCTAAGTTCAGTACAAATAGTTACCTTAAGATACATACGAGAATACACACAGGTGAAAAGCAATTTTCATGTTCATTGTGTTCTTCTAAGTTCATTGAAAAGAGTACACTTAAGGTTCATGTAAGAAAACACACTGGTGaaaagccattctcatgttcattatgttctgctaagttcagTACAAATAGTTACCTTAAGATACATACAAGAATACACACAGGTGAGAAGCCTTTTTCATGTTCATTGTGTTCttcaaagttcattaaaaagaGTGCACTTAAGGTTCATGTAAGAAAACACATTGGTGaaaagccattctcatgttcatttTGTTCTGCTAAGTTCTGTGAAAAGCGTTCACTTGGTAGGCATCTAAAAACTCATGGATGA